From a single Eleginops maclovinus isolate JMC-PN-2008 ecotype Puerto Natales chromosome 20, JC_Emac_rtc_rv5, whole genome shotgun sequence genomic region:
- the LOC134882620 gene encoding twinfilin-2 isoform X2 yields the protein MFLALVVTPELREFLARARGGALRLLKVCIRDEQLVLGACREPEKSWDQDYDHFLLSLLDDQEPCYILYRLDSQNAQGYEWIFISWSPDQSPVKQKMLYAATRATVKKEFGGGHVKYEMFGTTEEDICLLGYQRHVSSCSGPAPLTLAEQELQRIKITEVKTEISVESKHQTLQGLAFPLQESAKRALQQLAQKRINYIQLRLDVEKETIELVHSNPTETRDLPCRVPKDTPRYHFFLYKHSHEGDYLESVVFIYSMPGYSCSIKERMLYSSCKSRLLEEVEKDYHLEVAKKLEIDDGDELTEDFLYDEVHPKQHAHKQAFAKPRGPAGKRGHKRLIKGTGATLQNS from the exons ATGTTCCTCGCATTAGTGGTGACGCCAGAGCTGAGGGAGTTTCTGGCCAGAGCGAGAGGTGGAGCACTCCGCCTCCTCAAGGTGTGCATCCGAGATG AGCAGCTGGTGCTCGGGGCTTGCAGAGAGCCGGAAAAGAGCTGGGACCAGGACTATGATCACTTCCTGCTATCTCTCCTGGACGACCAGGAGCCCTGCTACATCCTGTACCGCCTCgactcccagaatgcacagggcTACGAGTGGATTTTCATATCGTGGTCTCCTGATCAGTCTCCA GTAAAACAGAAGATGTTGTATGCTGCCACCCGTGCCACAGTAAAAAAAGAGTTTGGCGGTGGCCATGTGAAGTATGAGATGTTTGGCACAACCGAG GAGGACATCTGTTTGCTGGGATACCAGCGCCATGTGTCATCCTGCTCAGGTCCTGCCCCGCTCACACTTGCCGagcaggagctgcagaggaTTAAAATCACCGAG GTGAAGACAGAGATCAGTGTGGAGAGTAAGCACCAGACACTTCAGGGACTAGCTTTCCCTCTGCAGGAGAGTGCCAAAAGAGCCCTGCAGCAACTTGCCCAAAAACGCATCAACTACATACAACTG AGGTTGGATGTAGAGAAGGAGACAATCGAGCTGGTCCACTCCAACCCAACAGAAACTCGTGATTTGCCCTGCAGAGTTCCCAAAGACACTCCCAGATATCACTTCTTCCTTTACAAGCACTCCCACGAAGGAGACTACCTGGAATCTGTTG TGTTCATATACTCCATGCCAGGATACAGCTGCAGCATTAAGGAGCGGATGTTGTATTCCAGCTGCAAGAGTCGACTACTGGAGGAAGTAGAGAAAGATTACCATTTGGAAGTTGCTAAAAAG TTGGAGATCGATGATGGAGACGAACTGACAGAGGACTTTCTGTATGACGAGGTCCATCCTAAGCAGCATGCTCACAAACAGGCTTTCGCTAAGCCCCGCGGCCCAGCAGGAAAAAGGGGACACAAGCGCCTCATTAAGGGGACAGGAGCGACCCTACAGAACAGCTAG
- the LOC134882620 gene encoding twinfilin-2 isoform X1: MFLALVVTPELREFLARARGGALRLLKVCIRDEQLVLGACREPEKSWDQDYDHFLLSLLDDQEPCYILYRLDSQNAQGYEWIFISWSPDQSPVKQKMLYAATRATVKKEFGGGHVKYEMFGTTEEDICLLGYQRHVSSCSGPAPLTLAEQELQRIKITESRVKQVKTEISVESKHQTLQGLAFPLQESAKRALQQLAQKRINYIQLRLDVEKETIELVHSNPTETRDLPCRVPKDTPRYHFFLYKHSHEGDYLESVVFIYSMPGYSCSIKERMLYSSCKSRLLEEVEKDYHLEVAKKLEIDDGDELTEDFLYDEVHPKQHAHKQAFAKPRGPAGKRGHKRLIKGTGATLQNS; this comes from the exons ATGTTCCTCGCATTAGTGGTGACGCCAGAGCTGAGGGAGTTTCTGGCCAGAGCGAGAGGTGGAGCACTCCGCCTCCTCAAGGTGTGCATCCGAGATG AGCAGCTGGTGCTCGGGGCTTGCAGAGAGCCGGAAAAGAGCTGGGACCAGGACTATGATCACTTCCTGCTATCTCTCCTGGACGACCAGGAGCCCTGCTACATCCTGTACCGCCTCgactcccagaatgcacagggcTACGAGTGGATTTTCATATCGTGGTCTCCTGATCAGTCTCCA GTAAAACAGAAGATGTTGTATGCTGCCACCCGTGCCACAGTAAAAAAAGAGTTTGGCGGTGGCCATGTGAAGTATGAGATGTTTGGCACAACCGAG GAGGACATCTGTTTGCTGGGATACCAGCGCCATGTGTCATCCTGCTCAGGTCCTGCCCCGCTCACACTTGCCGagcaggagctgcagaggaTTAAAATCACCGAG AGTCGGGTTAAACAG GTGAAGACAGAGATCAGTGTGGAGAGTAAGCACCAGACACTTCAGGGACTAGCTTTCCCTCTGCAGGAGAGTGCCAAAAGAGCCCTGCAGCAACTTGCCCAAAAACGCATCAACTACATACAACTG AGGTTGGATGTAGAGAAGGAGACAATCGAGCTGGTCCACTCCAACCCAACAGAAACTCGTGATTTGCCCTGCAGAGTTCCCAAAGACACTCCCAGATATCACTTCTTCCTTTACAAGCACTCCCACGAAGGAGACTACCTGGAATCTGTTG TGTTCATATACTCCATGCCAGGATACAGCTGCAGCATTAAGGAGCGGATGTTGTATTCCAGCTGCAAGAGTCGACTACTGGAGGAAGTAGAGAAAGATTACCATTTGGAAGTTGCTAAAAAG TTGGAGATCGATGATGGAGACGAACTGACAGAGGACTTTCTGTATGACGAGGTCCATCCTAAGCAGCATGCTCACAAACAGGCTTTCGCTAAGCCCCGCGGCCCAGCAGGAAAAAGGGGACACAAGCGCCTCATTAAGGGGACAGGAGCGACCCTACAGAACAGCTAG
- the wdr82 gene encoding WD repeat-containing protein 82, translated as MKLTDNVLRSFRVAKVFRENSDKINCFDFSSNGETIISSSDDDSLVLYDCQEGKPKRTLYSKKYGVDLIRYTHAANTVVYSSNKIDDTIRYLSLHDNKYIRYFPGHNKRVTSLSMSPVDDTFISGSLDKTIRLWDLRSPNCQGLMHLQGKPVCSFDPEGLIFAAGINSEMVKLYDLRSFDKGPFATFKLQYDRTCEWTGLKFSNDGKLILLSTNGGALRVLDAFKGAVIHSFGGYNNSKCVTLEASFTPDSQFVMIGSEDGKIHVWNAESGMKVALLDGKHTGPITCLQFNPKFMTFASACSNMAFWLPTIDD; from the exons ATGAAGCTGACGGACAATGTGCTGCGGAGCTTCAGGGTGGCTAAGGTGTTTCGAGAAAACTCAGACAAAATTAATTGTTTCGACTTCAGTTCAAACGGAGAAACGATTATTTCCAGTAGCGACGACGATTCACTAGTCTTGTACGACTGCCAAGAGGGAAA ACCCAAGAGAACCCTCTACAGCAAAAAATATGGAGTGGATCTGATCagatacacacatgctgcaAACACTGTGGTCTACAGTTCCAACAAAATCGATG ATACAATCCGGTACCTGTCCCTTcatgacaacaaatacatccGCTACTTTCCTGGGCATAACAAAAG GGTGACGTCGCTCTCCATGTCTCCTGTGGACGACACATTTATTTCTGGCTCGTTAGATAAAACAATCAGACTGTGGGATTTACGGTCACCTAACTGCCAG GGCTTGATGCACCTCCAGGGCAAGCCAGTGTGCTCGTTTGATCCAGAGGGTCTTATTTTTGCTGCCGGAATAAATTCAGAGATGGTTAAACTTTATGATCTGCGGTCGTTTGACAAG GGTCCTTTTGCAACCTTCAAGCTTCAGTATGACCGGACGTGCGAGTGGACGGGGCTCAAATTTAGCAATGACGGAAAACTCATTCTTCTTTCTACAAATGGTGGAGCCCTTCGTGTCTTGGATGCTTTTAAGGGTGCTGTTATACATTCCTTTGGG GGCTACAACAACAGTAAATGTGTAACACTGGAGGCATCGTTCACGCCGGATTCTCAGTTTGTAATGATTG GCTCTGAGGACGGAAAGATCCATGTGTGGAATGCTGAGAGCGGTATGAAGGTGGCTTTATTAGATGGAAAGCACACGGGACCGATCACCTGCCTGCAGTTCAACCCAAAGTTCATGACATTTGCAAGTGCCTGCTCCAACATG GCGTTCTGGCTCCCAACCATCGATGACTGA
- the glyctk gene encoding glycerate kinase, producing the protein MARVLSLFRCQPFLVHVGRRKPALCKMSMDSRARMVFAAAVEAVQPDTVVRQSIERKEDSVIINGHRFTLKHNLHLVGFGKAVLGMAAEAERILGDHLVKGVVSVPYGIQQTLKQHGKDHLLLKVNSRIRVMEGAKHNLPDADAQKAAEVIKQLASELTEKDLLLVLISGGGSALLPAPIPPISLQEKQDVTRKLAGAGATIQELNTVRRALSLLKGGRLAHYAHPAQVVSLILSDVIGDPLDLIASGPTVQSEVWPEEVLSVLERYKLLNSLPASVKEVLEGPTLGRSHKTDESSTSGRVLNTVIGSNSVALKSAGRRALELGFRPLVLAPGVCGDVRAVSKLYGLLARFACSREEPPPEIAAELLKLGPEVGVESWDLCRTMQVLGEGRTEGWGSTCLLAGGEPTVELTGKGRGGRNQELALRVGMELRGMQLPPTGPVFLSGGTDGQDGPTDAAGAITDGGLYEQAQAQALDVNNFLTNNDSYTFFSRLSAGQRLLVSGLTCTNVMDVHMLLIPPIPINIG; encoded by the exons ATGGCCCGTGTTCTTTCCCTGTTTCGGTGTCAGCCTTTTCTGGTACACGTGGGCAGGAGAAAACCTGCGTTGTGCAAAATGTCAATGGACTCACGTGCACGCATGGTGTTTGCAGCTGCAGTGGAAGCTGTGCAGCCAGACACAGTGGTTCGACAGAGTATAGAGCGCAAGGAGGACTCGGTCATTATCAATGGTCACAGATTTACACTCAAACACAACCTGCATTTGGTAGGCTTTGGAAAGGCTGTACTGGGTATGGCTGCCGAGGCAGAGAGGATTTTGGGGGATCATTTAGTCAAAGGAGTAGTAAGCGTGCCATATGGGATTCAGCAGACATTAAAGCAGCATGGAAAAGA CCACCTGTTGTTAAAAGTAAACAGTCGCATCAGAGTCATGGAGGGAGCTAAACACAACTTGCCAGATGCCGATGCCCAAAAGGCCGCTGAAGTAATCAAGCAGTTAGCCAGTGAACTGACGGAGAAAGACCTGCTACTTGTACTGATATCAG GTGGAGGTTCTGCGCTATTACCTGCACCCATCCCACCAATATCGTTGCAAGAGAAACAGGATGTTACCCGAAAACTTGCAGGTGCTGGTGCCACTATTCAAGAACTGAACACTGTGCGACGCGCCCTGTCTTTGTTGAAGGGCGGAAGACTTGCGCATTATGCTCACCCTGCCCAG GTAGTTTCACTGATACTGTCCGATGTTATTGGGGACCCTCTGGACTTGATTGCCAGCGGCCCCACAGTGCAGAGTGAGGTGTGGCCTGAGGAAGTTTTATCAGTCCTTGAACGTTACAAGCTGTTGAACTCGCTTCCAGCTTCAGTAAAGGAAGTCCTTGAGGGACCAACTCTAGGTAGGAGCCATAAAACAGATGAATCCAGTACATCAGGGCGTGTTCTCAACACCGTCATTGGCTCCAACAGTGTTGCCCTCAAGTCGGCAGGTCGCCGAGCTCTAGAGTTAGGTTTCCGCCCCCTTGTGCTGGCACCAGGAGTGTGTGGTGATGTGAGGGCAGTCTCTAAACTCTACGGCCTCCTGGCCCGCTTTGCATGTTCTCGAGAGGAACCTCCTCCAGAGATTGCTGCTGAGCTGCTGAAGCTGGGGCCTGAAGTAGGAGTGGAGAGCTGGGACCTCTGCCGTACTATGCAGGTTCTGGGTGAGGGGCGTACAGAAGGATGGGGATCCACTTGTCTGTTAGCCGGAGGTGAGCCCACTGTGGAGCTGACAGGCAAGGGTCGAGGTGGTCGTAACCAGGAGCTGGCTCTGCGAGTGGGAATGGAACTGAGAGGCATGCAGCTCCCGCCTACCGGGCCCGTCTTCCTGAGCGGTGGAACTGATGGTCAGGATGGGCCCACTGATGCAGCTGGGGCCATCACGGATGGGGGGTTGTATGAACAGGCACAAGCACAGGCGCTGGATGTCAACAACTTCCTCACCAATAATGATTCTTACACGTTTTTTTCACGTCTTTCTGCTGGGCAGCGCTTACTTGTATCTGGCTTAACCTGCACCAATGTGATGGATGTGCACATGCTGCTTATTCCACCAATCCCCATTAACATAGGATAA
- the tcta gene encoding T-cell leukemia translocation-altered gene protein homolog, with product MEEPWDFEFLSRIADSCLSFLSEFVDDWLANDMRVSIFKILLSWLIVSLIAIHFAWKVYGNTVNDMYYRQGTGQNGGTPETASHLSGWEGKAGDTLKTHRD from the exons ATGGAGGAACCGTGGGACTTTGAGTTTCTGTCCCGCATTGCTGACAGCTGCTTGTCGTTCCTCTCAGAATTTGTTGACGACTGGCTCGCCAACGATATGAGAGTTTCTATATTCAAAATCCTACTCAGCTGGTTAATTGTAAGTCTTATAGCCATTCACTTTGCCTGGAAAGTGTACGGGAATACAGTCAACGACATGTATTATCGGCAAG GGACTGGACAGAATGGAGGCACTCCTGAAACAGCATCTCATCTGAGTGGATG GGAAGGCAAAGCAGGAGATACCCTAAAGACTCATCGCGATTAA
- the mon1bb gene encoding vacuolar fusion protein MON1 homolog B, whose translation MERDNHQVGETEGVKICDPPCESNPPADTLATSLSLLGNHMFPDPVERNYRSTVKEEPEDSLSDITAEEESLDGDPHPHQVTKLETEETESSGCQNNVSTQQLDIENEDAATDNDRSDSGEFVVTMLAKAKLEEQGIGVKGRSSPLLEAETQEPPAFMSHRDEDVTADSWRQHRKHVFVLSEAGKPIYSRYGSEEALSSTMGVMMALVSFVQSGDNIIRSIYSDGHTVVFLQKGPLVLVCVSSSRQTEQQLRGELLYVYYQIISMLTQASISRIFEHKKNYDLRRLLAGSEKILDGLLNLVDSDPSFLLAAVHCLPIASSLRDALSQILQKAITPNLVFSILIANNQLLTIVQEKTVIEDSRLEPADVHLLLNLIGASSAFQAGEIWTPICLPLFNPDCYFYAYISYLDPPECTVCLLLLSTDKEAFYAVAECKRKIEEAMMAQNSLSLIAKVQSYSVSQVGVSDLRHFMYKPFDVPDNYRQLTQFTSPEMEAPYSSEEEKMRLLDLYRYMHSRIHSSSRPLKLIYHVAERETLLAWVTSKFELYTCFSPLVTKACAITAITKLLRWIKKEEDRLFIRNPPKYSTTPNPSKSSRGGKSDQQDSTDNGFLSLL comes from the exons ATGGAGAGAGACAATCACCAAGTTGGAGAGACGGAGGGAGTGAAGATTTGTGATCCGCCCTGTGAGAGCAATCCACCTG ctgacactttggctacttctctctccctcttggGGAATCACATGTTTCCTGATCCGGtggagagaaactacaggagtACTGTTAAAGAGGAGCCTGAAGATTCACTGTCAGACAttacagcagaggaggagagtcTGGATGGAGATCCCCATCCTCACCAGGTAACAAAGCTAGAGACTGAAGAGACAGAAAGCTCTGGGTGTCAGAACAACGTGTCCACCCAGCAGTTGGACATAGAAAATGAGGATGCTGCCACCGACAACGACCGGAGCGACTCTGGGGAGTTTGTCGTCACAATGCTGGCCAAGGCCAAGCTGGAGGAGCAAGGAATAGGCGTGAAGGGAAGGTCTTCTCCCTTAttggaggcagaaacacaggaacCTCCTGCTTTTATGTCTCATCGTGATGAGGACGTGACCGCTGACAGCTGGAGGCAGCACAGaaagcatgtttttgttctgaGTGAAGCAGGCAAACCCATATATTCCCGTTATGGCAGTGAAGAGGCTCTGTCATCTACAATGGGAGTCATGATGGCGCTTGTTTCCTTTGTACAAAGTGGTGATAATATCATCCGCTCAATCTATTCAG ATGGGCACACTGTGGTGTTTTTACAGAAAGGGCCCCTCgtgctggtgtgtgtttccAGCAGTCGTCAGACCGAGCAGCAGCTGCGTGGAGAGCTCCTCTATGTGTACTATCAGATCATCAGCATGTTAACCCAAGCCAGCATATCCCGCATTTTCGAACACAAGAAAAACTACGACCTGAGGAGACTTCTGGCGGGCTCAGAGAAGATTCTAGACGGTCTTCTCAACCTGGTGGACTCTGACCCTAGCTTCCTGCTGGCAGCTGTACACTGCTTACCCATAGCCTCCTCTCTCAGGGACGCTCTCAGCCAGATCCTGCAGAAAGCGATCACCCCAAATTTGGTTTTCTCCATCCTCATCGCCAACAACCAGCTGCTAACAATCGTCCAAGAAAAGACAGTCATCGAGGACTCCAGGTTGGAGCCTGCTGACGTCCACCTCCTCCTCAACCTCATCGGAGCCTCCTCTGCCTTTCAGGCTGGGGAAATCTGGACTCCCATCTGCCTCCCCCTGTTTAATCCTGACTGTTACTTTTATGCATACATTTCTTATCTGGACCCTCCAGAATGCACTGTTTGCTTGCTGCTGCTCTCGACAGACAAGGAGGCTTTTTACGCTGTAGCTGAGTGCAAGAGGAAGATAGAGGAGGCCATGATGGCGCAGAACTCTCTGAGCCTCATTGCCAAAGTCCAGTCGTACAGCGTCAGCCAGGTGGGTGTCTCAGACCTCAGACACTTCATGTACAAGCCCTTCGATGTGCCAGACAACTACCGCCAGCTCACTCAATTCACCAG CCCAGAGATGGAGGCACCGtacagcagtgaagaggagaaaatgagaCTGCTGGACCTCTATCGGTATATGCACAGCCGCATCCACAGCAGCTCCCGACCCCTCAAGCTCATCTACCACGTCGCTGAGAGGGAGACCCTGCTAGCCTGG GTCACCAGTAAGTTTGAGCTGTACACCTGCTTCAGTCCTCTGGTGACAAAGGCCTGTGCTATCACTGCTATCACCAAGCTTTTGAGGTGGATTAAGAAGGAGGAAGACCGTCTCTTCATCAGAAACCCCCCAAAGTATTCAACCACCCCAAACCCCAGCAAGAGCTCTCGAGGTGGTAAATCTGACCAGCAGGACTCCACAGATAACGGCTTCTTATCTCTTCTATAG